In Amycolatopsis sp. FBCC-B4732, the genomic stretch ACATCGACCTGTCGGGCTGGTCGCCGAAGTACTTTCCGCCGCAGCTGGTGCGCGCGGCGAATTCGCTGCTGAAGCGGAAGGTCCTGTTCGGCTCGGACTTCCCGGTGCTCACCCCGGACCGCTGGCTCGCCGACTTCGCCGCCCTCGACCTCAAGGACGAAGTCCGGCCGCTGATCCTCAAGGACAACGCGATCAGGGTGCTCGGCCTGGCCTGACGTTTGCCGGCGCCGCACCGGGGCACCCGTTCCGTCCGGACTCTTTCGATCGGAGGGCGTCGTGGCGGTCGGGGACGTGCACACCTACTTCGAGGGCGGCCTGTGGAAGAACCGGATCGAAGGGGGTGCGCGGGCGTCCAACACGTCCCCCCGCCGGGTCGACGCCGTGCTGGCCGGACGGCAGATCGCGAAGAAGCGCCGCGTCGGCCACGTCGTGCACACGCCGCAGGGTGAGGTGGAGACCGAACACGACTACCGGCGCCGGCCCTGACCGTCCACAACGGACTGATCAGCGTCGGGCCAGCACCGCCCAGACGACCTTGCCGCCGGAGCGCAGCCGGCTGCTCCCCCACCGCTTCGCGACTTTGGACACCAGCCGCAGGCCGAGCCCAGTCTCGAGGACGTCCAGTCCCTCGCGCAGCACGGCGGGCCGCTCGCTCCCGTCGGAGACCGAGACACCCAGCCCGTCGCGGCGCAGCTCGACCCGCAGCCGGAGCGCGGAATCGGTGTGCCGGAGCGCGTTCTCCACGAATTCCGTGGCGACCAGGGCGGCATCTTCGGCCAGTTCGGGCACGAGCCACTCCGCGCACACGCCTTCGACGAACCCGCGCGCCCGCACCGAAGTGCGCGGCGACCGGTCGAGCGCCTTCCCCGCCCGCCGCCGCGACGGTCGTGCCAGCGCGGCTTCGGCGGCGGCGTGATCGCGGTACACGGGCACGTTCCGGTCGGCTCGCGCGGCCAGCACCGCCCGCTGCTCCGGCCGGTCGGTCACCAGCGCGAAGGGAACCGCCGGCCAGTCACCGGCCCGGAGGGCGACGAGCGCGAACACGCGCACCAGCGCCGGGTCACGCAGTTCGAGGCGGTCGATGTCGATCACCACGCCGTCGCGGGCGTCGGCCGCGAACTCCAGCAGCCGGTCGCGCAACCTCGAATAGGTCGTGCGGTCGAGCACCCCGCCGACCGAAGCCGTGGCGACCGTGCCGTGCCGCGGGATGAGCCACACCGATGAGTGGCGGGCGAGCATAACGGACCACCTCCTCGCCATCGTCTCGACTGATCGGGTAACCGCTGCGGGACCCGTCAAACGCGGCGATCCCGTTCCACCCTGCGTGTAGATCGAACCGGGCGGGGGTACCCGAGGGAACTCATCGACGTGAGGAGCCTGCCATCGCCACCGCGGTCCTGTTCGACGTCGACGGCACGCTCGTCGACTCCAATTACCTGCACGTCCACGCCTGGCACCGCGCGTTCGCCGAGCTCGACCGCGCCGTCGACTCGTGGCGCGTGCACCGGGCGATCGGGAAGGGGTCCGGCAAGCTGCTGAGCACGCTGCTGGGCGAGGAGGACGCCGACCGCATCGGCGACCGGGCGAAGGAGCTCCACAGCCGCTTCTACCTGGAGACGGCGGAACTGCTGCGCCCGTTCGACCACGCCCCCGAGCTGCTCCGCACCCTGGCCGGCCGCGGCGTGCGCGTGGTGCTGGCGACGTCGGCGGGCTCGGACGAACTGTCGGTGCTGCGCAAGGTCCTCGACGTCGACGACGTGGTCACGGGCATCGTCTCCGGCGCGGACGTCGACGCGACGAAACCCGACCCGGAGCCGGTGTTCGCAGCCCTCGAGCGCGCCGGAACCCGCCCGGAAGAGACGGTGTTCGTCGGCGACGCGGTGTGGGACGTCCACGCGGCCACGAAGGCCGGCGTGCGCACGGTGTCGGTCCGCTCGGGAGGGGTGAGCGCGGCGGAACTGACGGAGGCCGGCGCGGTCGCGGTCTACGACGACGCTGCTGCGCTGTTGGACGGGCTGGAGGAGAGCGTGCTGCTCGGCTGAGCTCGCGGCGCGTTACGAAAGTCGGTAGGACACCACGTCCTACCCCTTCAGCTTCCCGACCAGGGCAGAACCTGCACGGGTCAGCCGTTTTCGCTGTGCTAATCTGGTCGCAGTTCGGGCATTGGTGTGCCCACCAGCCCCGCCGATCCGGCCGGGGCTTTTTTTCTGCCCATTTCCGCCGGGTGAGTCCGGCGATTTCGTCGTGCCCGGAGGTCGCCATGCTGACGCTGCTCATCTACCTGTCACCGATGCTGCTGCTCATCGCGATCTTCGGCGTGGTGTCGATCGTGGCCCTGTGCCAGGCACGACCTGAAGACGTGCCGAAGATCTTCACCGAGGCGACCCAGGTTTTCCGCAGGCTGAACAGCCGCCGTGCGCCTCGGCTCAGAAGCGATACTGAAAACGACGAACAGGAGGCACAGCCATGACGCGCCGACGGGTGACCGTGGTCGACGGGAGCCGCCGGCTCGACGCGGTCCTCGCTCTGGAGCAGCTCAAGTCCGCCCTCGACATGTTGCCGCCCAGTCAGGCCGAAATCATCGTCCTGCGGTTCGGCCTGCGCGACGGCGTTCCGCGCTCCCGCGCCGAGGCAGCGGCGATCCTTTCCGTGCGCCTGGACGACGTGCTCCGCCGCGAAGCGGCAGCCCTCGGGAAACTGCGTGCTCGGTGGCGCCTGACCGCTCTTCGTGACCACCTCGACTCGGACCATGCCGTCGTTCCGGACCGGGTCCGGGCCAAGATCATGGGCTGGACCGAAACCCCGGAACTCGGGCTGTGCCCGCGTCACGGCTACTTCGAGCCGGCCGAAGGGGCGATCCTCTGCTCGACGTGCCCCTGCCCGGTCACCCCGGCCCGATCAGTGACGTCCGAGCTCGGCCGCCCCCGCCGCTACTGCTCCAACGCCTGCCGCCAGGCCTCGTACCGCGTGCGGAAGGCGATCAGCTGAGCTTCCTGGCCACCAGCCGCTCCACCAGGCCCAGCTTGAACCGCTCCTGCCGCTCCACCGTCAGCCCGGCGGCCTCCACCAGCACCAGCGGCCGCCGCCGGAAGTGCTCGCCCGCCAAGGGAACGCTCGCCGGCTCCAGGAGCCACTGCACCACCCGCACCGGCCACGACGTCGACACCACGTGGTCAGCCAGGATCAGCCGCCCTCCCGGGCGCAGGACCCGCGTCATCTCCGCCACCGCCACCGCGGGGTCGGGGATCGCGCGGAGGCCGAACGTGCAGACCACCGTGTCGAAAGACGCGTCGGCGAACGGCAGGGCTCGGGGTCGTGAGTGTTCAGTCGGGTTAGAACCCGACTGAACACTCACGACAACCCGACCACCTGCCAAGCCCGCACGCGCCGCTAGCGGTGCTTCTCCTTGAGGTCCGCGGCCTTCACCCCGACGAGCAGCACCCCGACCGCCAGCAGCACGATCCCCGAGCTGATCACCAGCCCCAGCGACAGGCTCCCCGTCGCCGACTGGATGAAGCCCAGCAACGACGGCGAAGCCGCGGCCGCGAACGAGCCCATCGACGTCACCACCGCGATGCCCGTCGCGGCCGCGCGGTCGGTCAGGTAGATCGACGGGATCGAGTAGAACACCGTCAGGCCCGAGTAGTGGGCCGCCGCCATCACCGCGAGCAGGATGACCACCACCAGGACGCTGTCGCCGGAGAACGCGAGCGTCAGCATCGCCACCGCCGCCACCAGCCAGCTCACCGCCGCGTGCCAGCGGCGTTCCAGCGTCCGGTCGGAGTGGCGGCCGACCAGCAGCATCACCGCGATGCCGAGCAGCGGCGGGATCGCCGAGAAGAAGCCGAGGTTCAGCACGTCGCCGACGCCGGCTTCGGCGATGATCCGCGGCGTCCAGTACGAGACGGCGTTGGCCAGTGTGTAGGCCCCGCAGGCGCACAGCCCGAGGATCCAGACCTTCGGGTCGCGCAACGCCGAGAGCATGCCGCCGTGCCGCTCCGCCGTGTCCGCCTTCGCGGTCCGCTCGGCTTCGAGGTCGGCCTGCACGAGCGCCTTCTGCGCCGGCGTCAGCCACTTCGCCCGCTCGGGCCCGTCGGCGAGGAAGAACGCGACCGCGACGGCCAGCAGGATGGGCGGGATGCCCTCGATCAGGAACAGCCACTGCCAGTCGGCCAGGCCGCCGACGCCGCCGAGCGAGTGCATGATCCAGCCGGAGACGAGCGAGCCGAGCACCCCGGAAACCGGGACGCCGATGAAGAACACGGCGGTCATCCGGGTCCGGCGCGCGGACGGGAACCACCGCGACAGCAGGTAGAGCGCGCCCGGGAAGAAGCCCGCTTCGGCCACGCCGAGCAGGAACCGCGCGAGGTAGAACGTCAGCTCGTCCTGGACGAACAGGGTCGCGATCGTGACCACGCCCCAGGTGGCCATGATCCGGACCAGCGTCTTGCGGGCGCCGATCTTCGCCAGCAGCGCGTTGCTGGGCACCTCGAAGAGGATGAACCCGACGAAGAACAGCGTGACGCCGAGCCCGTAGACCGCCGAGCCGAAGCCGAGGTCGCGCTTGAGGCCCTGCTGCGCGATGCCGATGTTCGTCCGGTCGATGAAGCTGACCACGTAGCAGACCACGAGCAGCGGCATGACCCGCAGGGCGATGGTCCGGTAGGTCGACGCGCGTTCGGCGGCACCCACCGCGGGGGGCCGTCCGGTGACGGCGGGTTGTTCGGCCATCGCTACTCGACTCCTTCGTCAGGCGGGGCGTGCGGCAGCAGTGTCGGCATCCACTGTTGAGTTTGTCAACACCTGGTCAGCAACGGCTACGATGACCGGCATGGCGGAACGCGCGGACGGCCGAGACCTCGTGCCCATTTCGGGACTCCTTTCCTACCGGCTCTCCCGCACGTCGTCGGCGATGTCGCGCAGCGCCGCGCTGCGCTACCGGCGGGAGTTCGACGTCAGCCTCGGCGAATGGCGGGCGATCTCGCTCATCGCCGCCGACCCCACCCTCACACTCAACCGGCTCGCCCGCCGCGCCGGGCTCGACAAAGCGCAGATGAGCCGGGTGGTCAGCCGCCTGACCGAGCGCGGCCTGGTGGACCGGACGGCCGGGTCGGGCCGCACCTCGCAGCTGGCCCTGACCACCGAAGGCACCCGCGTCTACCGCGGCCTGATCACCGCGGCCAACGAGCGCGACGCCGAGTTCCTGGCCGCGCTGACCCCGGAAGAGGCGGCAACGCTGAGCGGTGCGCTGGACAAGCTCGCCGACCTCGCACTGGCCGTCGAGGAGCGTGAGCGCGCCCACCCCGGCGACACCGACTGTTGACTTTGTCAACACGGCCGCGTAGATCTGGAGCCACCGAACGAAAGGTGGCCCGATGTCCGACGCCGTCACGCTCTGCGAGTGCTTCGCCCGCGACGGGCTGCAGCACGAGCCGGAGTTCGTGCCGACCGCGACGAAGGTCGCGCTGCTCGATTCCTTCGCGGACGCGGGGTTCCGGCGCATCGAGGCGACCAGCTACAGCCACCCCGGGCGCGTGCCCGGCTTCTCCGACGCCGCCGAGGTCCTGACGCGGATCCGGCGCCGCCCCGGCGTCCGGTTCAAGGCGACCTGCCCCAACCCGCGCGCGGTGCGGCGCGCGCTGGCCGACCTCGACGCCGGGCACGGCGCCGAGGAGCTGAGCCTGCTGGTCTCGGCCAGCGAAAGCCACACCGAACGCAACCTGCGCACGTCGAGAGCCGGGCAGTGGGAGCGCGTCACCGAGATGGTCGAGCTGGCCGGCGGCCGCTTCAAGCTGGTCGGCGTGGTGTCGGTGGCGTTCGGCTGCCCGTTCGAGGGCGCGGTCGACCCCGGCCGAGTCGCCGAGGACGTCGCCCGGTTCGCCGACCTCGGCGCCGGCCTGGTCACCTTGGGCGACACGACCGGCGTCGCGACCCCACCGTCGGTCCGCGCGCTGTTCGCCCGGCTGGACCCCGCGGTGCCGGTGGTCGCGCACTTCCACAACACGCGCGGCACCGGCATCGCCAACGCCGTCGCGGCCCTCGACGCCGGCTGCCGGAACTTCGACACCGCGATGGGCGGCGTCGGCGGCCACCCGTCGGCCATCTCCTACGGCGCCGGCCTCACCGGGAACGTCTGCACCGAGGACCTGGTGAGCCTGTTCGACGCGATGGGCGTCGACACCGGCATCGACCTCGACCAGCTCGCCAAGGCGTCTGTCGCCTGCGAAGAAGCTCTCGGCCGTCCCCTGCACAGCATGGTCGCCCGCGCCGGCTTCACCCCGACCCCGAACCAGGAGACCCCGTGACCGTCATCGCCGAGGACCACGGCGCCGTCCGCGTCCTGACGCTGAACCGGCCCGAGAAGCTCAACGCCCTGAACACGGCCCTCACCCGAGACCTGAGCGAAGCCTTCTCGGCGGCCGACGCCGACCGCGGCATCCGCGCACTGGTGCTCACCGGCGCCGGCCGCGGCTTCTGCGCGGGCGCCGACCTCGGCGAGTTCTCGGAGCTGACGCCCGAGCACGCCGACGCCGTCCTGGAACGCGCCGCGCTCACCGCGAAGCTGCAGGTGCAGGCGCGGCAGCTGCGGATCCCGGTGGTCGCGGCCGTGCGCGGTGCCGCGGTCGGCGGCGGCGCCGGGCTCGCCATCGGGGCGGACATGGTCGTCGCCGGCACCGACCTCAAGTTCGGCTACCCGGAGCTGAAGCACTCGATCGTCCCGGCGCTGGTGATGACCGGGCTCGTGCACCACCTCGGCCGCAAGCTCGCGTTCGAGCTGGTCAGCACCGGGCGCCTGCTCACCGCCGCCGAAGCCTTCGAGCACGGCCTGGTCAACCGGGTCGCCGACCCCGCCGAAGTGCTGCCCGCCGCGCTGGCGATCGCCGAGCACTGGGCGAAGGTCGAACCGCGGGCGATCGCCGCCGCGAAGGACCTCTTCTACCGCGTCGCCGACCTGCCGGCCGACGCCGCCATGCGGGCCGGGCAGGACGTCAACGCGCTGATGCGGGGGTTCCGCCGATGACCGGCCCGCTGGCCGGGATCACCGTCCTCGACTTCTCCCGCGTCCTCGCCGCGCCGCTGGCCACGCAGATCCTCGCCGAGCTCGGCGCGACCGTCGTCAAGGTCGAACGCCCGGGCACCGGCGACGAGACCCGCGGCTTCGAACCCCGGCTGCCGCACGGTGAAAGCGCGTACTTCTTCGCCTTCAACCGGGGCAAGAAGTCCGTGACGCTCGACCTCAAGGACCCGCGCGGCCAGGAGGTCGCGCGGAAGCTGGCGGCCGAAGCCGACGTCGTCGTCGAGAACTTCCTGCCCGGCGCGATGGACCGGATGGGCCTCGGGTACGCGGACCTGGCGCGCCCCGACCTGGTCTACGTGTCCGCGACCGGGTTCGGGCAGACCGGCCCGGACCGCGACCGCAAGGGCTACGACACCGTCTTCCAGGCGCTGTCCGGCGTGATGGCGATGACCGGCGAGCCCGACGGGCCGCCGTCGAAGACCGGGATCCCGGTGGCGGACCTGACTTCGGGGCTCTGGGTGGTCATCGCCGTGCTGTCCGGGCTGGCCGGGCGCGCGGCGACCGGGCGGGGCCGGCACCTCGACGTGTCCATGATGGACGTCCAATTGAGCCTGCACGCGCTCAACGCCGCGCGGCTCTTCGCGCTCGGCGAGGACCCGATGCGCACCGGCACCGAGCACCCGGGCCGCGTGCCGTCGGCGGCGTTCCAGGCCGGGGACGGGGAATGGCTGCACATCAGCGGCAGCGACCAGCACTGGGGTCCACTGTGCACGGTCCTCGGGCTCGACGACCTGGCCGCGGATCCGGTGCTGCGGGGCAATTCCGGCCGCGTCGGGCAGCGTGCCCGCGTGATGAAGGCCCTGCGTGGCGCGATCGCCCGGCACGACCGGGACGCGCTCGTGAAGGAGCTGCGCGCGGCCGAGGTCCCGGCCGGTGCGGTCCGCTCGGTGCGGGAAGCGCTCGCCGACCCGCACGCCCTCGCGCGGGGCGTCGTCGGCGAGTTCACCCACCCGGCGGAGGGGACGTTCCCGGCGCTGCGGACGCCCCTGCGTGAGACTGGCGGTGAGCCGACGGCGGTGGGCACGCCGCCCCGGCTCGGCGCCGACACCGACGACGTCCTGGCCGGCCTGGGGCTCGCCCCGGCCGAAATCGAGGGCCTGCGGGCCGCGGGGGTGATCCGATGACCGAGCGCGTGCGCGTCACCGTCGAAGACGGGATCGCGCGGGTCGAGCTGACCCGGCCCGAGGCCCGCAACGCCGTGGACCTGCCGATGTGCCACCAGCTGCGCGAGGCGTTCGAGGCGCTCGACGACGACGTCCGGGTGGTGCTCCTGAGCGGGCGCGGGCCGGTGTTCTGCGCGGGAGCCGATCTCAAGGAACGCACCGGCAAGGACGCCGCCTGGGTGCGGCGCCGCCGCGTCGCCTCCTTCGCCGCGTACGCCGCCATCGAGCAGTGCCGGGTGCCGGTCGTGGCCCTGGTGCAGGGCGCGGTCGTCGGCTCGGGTGGCGAAATCACGCTCGCCGCCGACTTCGCGCTGGCCGCGTCGGGGACGGTCTTCCGGTTCCCGGAGCCGCACTGGGGTACCGTCGGCGCGACCCAGCGCCTGCAGCGCGCCATCGGCAAGCGCCGGGCCAAGGAACTGCTGTTCACCAACCGCCCGCTCGGTGCGGAAGAGGCCGCCGACCTGGGCGTCGTCACCCGCGTCGTCCCGGCGGACGCGCTCGCCGAAACCGGCGACGAAACGGCCGCGAGCATCGCGAAAGCGCCGCCGCTGGCCATCTCGCTCACCAAGCGCGCGGTCGACCTCGGCTCGGAAACCGACCTCGACCGCGGGATCCGCATCGAGCTGGCGGCGATCGAACAGTGCCTCGCCGACGGCGGCTGGCGCGACGGCGTCGCCCGCTTCACCGCCGGGAACGGAGAACCGCGATGACCGACCTGCGCACCGCCTGCCCGCTGACCACGCACGAGGTACTGGCGCGCGCGGCCCTGCTCGCGCCGGACGTCGAAGCCGTCGTCACGGACACCGAGCGGATCACCTACGGCGAGCTGGCCGAGCGGGTCACGCGGGTCCGCGCCGGGCTCGCCGCCGCCGGGATCGGCCGCGGCGACCGCGTCGGCATCTGCCTCGGCAACGGCCCGGACTGGGTGGCGCTGTTCCTGGCGATCGGGGCGGCGGGCGCGGTCGCGGTGCCGGTCAACACCCGGTTCACCGCGGACGAAGTGCGCTACACGCTCGAGCACGCCCGTGTCCGGACGCTGTTCGTGGCGTCCCGGGTGCTCAACGTGGACTTCGCCGCGATGCTGCGGGAAATCGGCGTCGAGTCCCTCCCCGCGCTCGAGAAGGTCGTCGTGCTCGGCGACGACGTTCCTCCCTTCGCTTCTTCGTGGGGCGAGTTCCTGGCCGCGGCTTCGGAGGCTCCCGCGCCGGCCGGCTCGCCCGGCGACGTCCTGCTGGTGCAGTACACGTCCGGCACGACGTCGCGGCCGAAGGGCGTCCTGCTGACCCACCGCAGCATGTGCGCGGACGCGTTCTTCTCGGGCGCGCGGATGGGCCTGCGCCCCGGCGACCGGTTCCACTCCGCGCGGCCGTTCTTCCACGTCGCCGGCAGCACGCTGTCGGTGCTGGCGTCGATCCAGCACGCGACGACGCTGGTGACGATGCCGAAGTTCGAGCCGGAAGAAGCCTTGCGGCTGCTGGAAGCCGAGCGCTGCACGCACTTCTCGGGCAACGACACCATCGCGCTGCTGCTGCTCAACCACCCTTCGCGGCCATCGCGGGAGTTGTGTTTGCGCGGCGCGTGGGTGGCCGCGTCGCCGATCGTGATCCGGCGGGTCATCGACGAGCTCGGCGCGCGCGAATGCGTTGCGGGGTATGGGCTTTCGGAGGCGTCGCCGAACGTCGCCCAGTCGGCCTGGTGGGAGCCGGAGGAGCTCCGCGCGTCCGGCGCGATGGCCGTCGAACCCGGCGTCGAGGTGCGGATCCGCGACTTCGCCGGCGACCGCGACTGCGCGCCCGGTGTACCCGGCGCGGTGCTGGTGCGCGGCTGGAACG encodes the following:
- a CDS encoding DUF2188 domain-containing protein translates to MAVGDVHTYFEGGLWKNRIEGGARASNTSPRRVDAVLAGRQIAKKRRVGHVVHTPQGEVETEHDYRRRP
- a CDS encoding ATP-binding protein, with the translated sequence MLARHSSVWLIPRHGTVATASVGGVLDRTTYSRLRDRLLEFAADARDGVVIDIDRLELRDPALVRVFALVALRAGDWPAVPFALVTDRPEQRAVLAARADRNVPVYRDHAAAEAALARPSRRRAGKALDRSPRTSVRARGFVEGVCAEWLVPELAEDAALVATEFVENALRHTDSALRLRVELRRDGLGVSVSDGSERPAVLREGLDVLETGLGLRLVSKVAKRWGSSRLRSGGKVVWAVLARR
- a CDS encoding HAD family hydrolase, with amino-acid sequence MFDVDGTLVDSNYLHVHAWHRAFAELDRAVDSWRVHRAIGKGSGKLLSTLLGEEDADRIGDRAKELHSRFYLETAELLRPFDHAPELLRTLAGRGVRVVLATSAGSDELSVLRKVLDVDDVVTGIVSGADVDATKPDPEPVFAALERAGTRPEETVFVGDAVWDVHAATKAGVRTVSVRSGGVSAAELTEAGAVAVYDDAAALLDGLEESVLLG
- a CDS encoding sigma factor-like helix-turn-helix DNA-binding protein; protein product: MTRRRVTVVDGSRRLDAVLALEQLKSALDMLPPSQAEIIVLRFGLRDGVPRSRAEAAAILSVRLDDVLRREAAALGKLRARWRLTALRDHLDSDHAVVPDRVRAKIMGWTETPELGLCPRHGYFEPAEGAILCSTCPCPVTPARSVTSELGRPRRYCSNACRQASYRVRKAIS
- a CDS encoding MFS transporter: MAEQPAVTGRPPAVGAAERASTYRTIALRVMPLLVVCYVVSFIDRTNIGIAQQGLKRDLGFGSAVYGLGVTLFFVGFILFEVPSNALLAKIGARKTLVRIMATWGVVTIATLFVQDELTFYLARFLLGVAEAGFFPGALYLLSRWFPSARRTRMTAVFFIGVPVSGVLGSLVSGWIMHSLGGVGGLADWQWLFLIEGIPPILLAVAVAFFLADGPERAKWLTPAQKALVQADLEAERTAKADTAERHGGMLSALRDPKVWILGLCACGAYTLANAVSYWTPRIIAEAGVGDVLNLGFFSAIPPLLGIAVMLLVGRHSDRTLERRWHAAVSWLVAAVAMLTLAFSGDSVLVVVILLAVMAAAHYSGLTVFYSIPSIYLTDRAAATGIAVVTSMGSFAAAASPSLLGFIQSATGSLSLGLVISSGIVLLAVGVLLVGVKAADLKEKHR
- a CDS encoding MarR family winged helix-turn-helix transcriptional regulator, producing the protein MAERADGRDLVPISGLLSYRLSRTSSAMSRSAALRYRREFDVSLGEWRAISLIAADPTLTLNRLARRAGLDKAQMSRVVSRLTERGLVDRTAGSGRTSQLALTTEGTRVYRGLITAANERDAEFLAALTPEEAATLSGALDKLADLALAVEERERAHPGDTDC
- a CDS encoding hydroxymethylglutaryl-CoA lyase — its product is MSDAVTLCECFARDGLQHEPEFVPTATKVALLDSFADAGFRRIEATSYSHPGRVPGFSDAAEVLTRIRRRPGVRFKATCPNPRAVRRALADLDAGHGAEELSLLVSASESHTERNLRTSRAGQWERVTEMVELAGGRFKLVGVVSVAFGCPFEGAVDPGRVAEDVARFADLGAGLVTLGDTTGVATPPSVRALFARLDPAVPVVAHFHNTRGTGIANAVAALDAGCRNFDTAMGGVGGHPSAISYGAGLTGNVCTEDLVSLFDAMGVDTGIDLDQLAKASVACEEALGRPLHSMVARAGFTPTPNQETP
- a CDS encoding enoyl-CoA hydratase/isomerase family protein, with the translated sequence MTVIAEDHGAVRVLTLNRPEKLNALNTALTRDLSEAFSAADADRGIRALVLTGAGRGFCAGADLGEFSELTPEHADAVLERAALTAKLQVQARQLRIPVVAAVRGAAVGGGAGLAIGADMVVAGTDLKFGYPELKHSIVPALVMTGLVHHLGRKLAFELVSTGRLLTAAEAFEHGLVNRVADPAEVLPAALAIAEHWAKVEPRAIAAAKDLFYRVADLPADAAMRAGQDVNALMRGFRR
- a CDS encoding CaiB/BaiF CoA-transferase family protein; its protein translation is MTGPLAGITVLDFSRVLAAPLATQILAELGATVVKVERPGTGDETRGFEPRLPHGESAYFFAFNRGKKSVTLDLKDPRGQEVARKLAAEADVVVENFLPGAMDRMGLGYADLARPDLVYVSATGFGQTGPDRDRKGYDTVFQALSGVMAMTGEPDGPPSKTGIPVADLTSGLWVVIAVLSGLAGRAATGRGRHLDVSMMDVQLSLHALNAARLFALGEDPMRTGTEHPGRVPSAAFQAGDGEWLHISGSDQHWGPLCTVLGLDDLAADPVLRGNSGRVGQRARVMKALRGAIARHDRDALVKELRAAEVPAGAVRSVREALADPHALARGVVGEFTHPAEGTFPALRTPLRETGGEPTAVGTPPRLGADTDDVLAGLGLAPAEIEGLRAAGVIR
- a CDS encoding enoyl-CoA hydratase/isomerase family protein — protein: MTERVRVTVEDGIARVELTRPEARNAVDLPMCHQLREAFEALDDDVRVVLLSGRGPVFCAGADLKERTGKDAAWVRRRRVASFAAYAAIEQCRVPVVALVQGAVVGSGGEITLAADFALAASGTVFRFPEPHWGTVGATQRLQRAIGKRRAKELLFTNRPLGAEEAADLGVVTRVVPADALAETGDETAASIAKAPPLAISLTKRAVDLGSETDLDRGIRIELAAIEQCLADGGWRDGVARFTAGNGEPR
- a CDS encoding AMP-binding protein; its protein translation is MTDLRTACPLTTHEVLARAALLAPDVEAVVTDTERITYGELAERVTRVRAGLAAAGIGRGDRVGICLGNGPDWVALFLAIGAAGAVAVPVNTRFTADEVRYTLEHARVRTLFVASRVLNVDFAAMLREIGVESLPALEKVVVLGDDVPPFASSWGEFLAAASEAPAPAGSPGDVLLVQYTSGTTSRPKGVLLTHRSMCADAFFSGARMGLRPGDRFHSARPFFHVAGSTLSVLASIQHATTLVTMPKFEPEEALRLLEAERCTHFSGNDTIALLLLNHPSRPSRELCLRGAWVAASPIVIRRVIDELGARECVAGYGLSEASPNVAQSAWWEPEELRASGAMAVEPGVEVRIRDFAGDRDCAPGVPGAVLVRGWNVMVGYLDDPVKTAETIDADGWLATGDVGLLDETGRFHFTGRTKDIIRVGGENVAPADIEDTLHRHPMVRQAAVVGVPDARLVEVPFAFVVLTGPGVSEEELLGWARARMAGFKVPRHLRIVEGFEGIGMTASSKVQKNRLAAHARSLLERG